The following are encoded together in the Candidatus Cloacimonadota bacterium genome:
- a CDS encoding M3 family oligoendopeptidase, with translation MNYTEKKIVKKPRIFFSEALDITKWENVEKVLKELEVEEINSADELVKYMQKLGEFSDILDEEMAQRYIKMTCFADDENIEKAYNDFYADIVAKVRPYDFKFKKKFYDSPYRRELDEKEYGHLNQIISNDIELFREKNIPLTVEERKLANKYGGSFSRITVTYKGEEKTLSQLAPYLKDPDRKVREEVWKLRNEKMLEKREEFNQLFDQMKKLRIQQAKNAGFDNYRDYMHQRKGRFSYTPEDIYKFHDAVEKEVLPFLKELTQERKEKLGVEELRPWDTSVDLDGKVLKPFKNIDEFVDKAIDILHEIKPEFGIRLNLMKNSDLLDLENRKGKAPGGYNYALQETGAPFIFMNAVGMHRNVVTLLHESGHAMHSFATKDFKIDAYKGTPSEVAELASMSMEFLSMNLWNKYYTEEADFNKARKDQLKGSLSFLPWCMIVDAFQHWIYLNPDHTMEEREEYFASLMDRYNTGVNWEGLEDFKKIMWLFQLHIFEVPFYYIEYGMSQLGALSVYKNYQLSGKEEALKKYEKFLSLGYSKPVDELYEAAGIKFDFSAPYVKKLVDFVRNELKQIK, from the coding sequence ATGAATTACACAGAAAAGAAGATCGTCAAAAAACCTCGGATATTTTTCTCGGAAGCTCTGGACATTACAAAGTGGGAAAACGTAGAAAAAGTTTTAAAAGAGCTGGAAGTGGAAGAAATCAATTCTGCAGATGAATTGGTAAAATATATGCAGAAACTGGGTGAATTTTCCGATATTCTGGATGAAGAAATGGCTCAACGTTACATCAAGATGACCTGTTTTGCAGATGATGAAAATATCGAAAAAGCATACAATGATTTTTATGCTGATATTGTAGCAAAAGTTCGTCCTTACGATTTCAAATTCAAAAAGAAATTTTATGACAGTCCTTATCGCAGAGAGCTGGATGAGAAGGAATATGGACATTTGAATCAAATCATTTCCAATGATATCGAGCTTTTCCGTGAGAAAAATATTCCTCTTACCGTGGAAGAACGTAAACTTGCCAATAAATACGGCGGCAGTTTTTCCAGGATAACAGTTACTTACAAAGGAGAAGAAAAAACTCTTTCTCAATTAGCTCCTTATCTAAAAGATCCCGATCGTAAAGTACGAGAAGAAGTATGGAAACTGCGCAATGAAAAGATGCTGGAAAAGCGGGAAGAATTCAATCAGCTTTTTGACCAGATGAAAAAGCTTCGCATTCAACAGGCCAAGAATGCCGGATTTGATAATTACCGAGATTATATGCATCAGCGAAAAGGCCGTTTTTCTTACACACCCGAAGATATCTACAAATTCCACGATGCTGTGGAGAAAGAAGTTCTTCCTTTCTTGAAAGAACTAACTCAGGAGAGAAAAGAAAAACTTGGAGTAGAAGAACTTCGTCCCTGGGATACTTCTGTCGATCTGGATGGAAAAGTACTAAAACCCTTTAAAAACATCGATGAATTCGTAGATAAAGCTATCGACATTCTGCATGAGATAAAGCCTGAATTTGGTATTCGCTTGAACCTGATGAAAAATTCCGATCTGCTGGATCTGGAAAACAGGAAAGGCAAAGCTCCGGGCGGTTATAATTATGCACTGCAGGAAACCGGTGCTCCGTTTATTTTTATGAATGCTGTAGGAATGCATCGCAATGTGGTAACACTTCTGCATGAATCTGGTCATGCCATGCACAGTTTTGCTACCAAAGATTTCAAGATAGATGCTTATAAAGGAACGCCCAGCGAAGTGGCAGAACTTGCATCCATGAGTATGGAATTTCTTTCCATGAATTTGTGGAATAAATATTACACTGAGGAAGCAGATTTCAATAAAGCACGCAAAGATCAGCTCAAAGGTTCTCTCAGTTTCTTGCCCTGGTGCATGATCGTGGATGCCTTCCAGCATTGGATTTACTTGAATCCAGATCACACAATGGAAGAACGCGAGGAATATTTTGCTTCTTTGATGGATCGCTATAATACTGGTGTTAACTGGGAAGGATTGGAAGATTTTAAAAAAATTATGTGGCTTTTCCAACTTCATATTTTTGAAGTTCCTTTCTATTATATCGAATACGGAATGTCTCAATTAGGAGCACTTTCTGTTTACAAAAATTACCAGCTCAGCGGCAAAGAAGAAGCTCTGAAGAAATATGAAAAATTCCTTTCTCTGGGATATTCCAAACCAGTTGATGAACTTTATGAAGCAGCTGGCATCAAATTTGATTTCAGTGCTCCTTACGTAAAAAAACTGGTTGATTTTGTTCGAAACGAGTTAAAACAGATCAAGTGA
- a CDS encoding ectonucleotide pyrophosphatase/phosphodiesterase, with product MKKFLLIFLLTISVFLLADKPYVLVVSFDGFRYDYTEKTDTPNFDYLQENGTKAKSLQPIFPSKTFPNHYAIATGSYTETHGLVANHFYSRKHKDVYTMKDKEKVRDPKWYGAEPIWVTAERQNVKTASYFWVGSEAPIGGYLPSIVKQYHHDFPYEARVDSVLSWLQLPEEKRPHLIMLYFDEPDSGGHKFGPENPELIPIIKKMDSILGKVINGIQELEIADQINLILLSDHGMTTVKKGQTINLNDYIPDPEIWHPYFGGPVVQLTLKTDSRKLESDLFLKLKSIPHIKIYEYDTLPERFHFKSLDAGDFILVAEEGWTLTTSDDPYDSMATHGYDPKLKNMQGIFYAMGPNIKANHQMDTFENIHIYPFICKLLQIEPYRNLFNGPDGKLEVLEGILEK from the coding sequence ATGAAGAAATTTTTGTTGATTTTTCTATTAACTATTTCAGTTTTTCTATTGGCAGACAAACCTTATGTATTAGTTGTTTCTTTTGATGGCTTTCGCTATGATTATACAGAAAAAACCGATACTCCGAATTTTGATTACCTGCAAGAAAATGGAACCAAAGCAAAATCTCTTCAACCGATCTTTCCTTCCAAAACATTTCCCAATCATTATGCTATCGCCACAGGTAGTTACACAGAAACTCATGGTTTGGTCGCTAACCATTTTTACAGCAGAAAGCATAAAGATGTTTACACGATGAAAGATAAAGAAAAAGTCCGAGATCCTAAATGGTATGGAGCAGAACCGATCTGGGTTACTGCAGAAAGACAAAACGTGAAAACTGCTTCCTATTTCTGGGTAGGTTCAGAAGCTCCGATTGGTGGTTATCTTCCCAGTATTGTAAAGCAGTACCATCATGATTTTCCTTATGAAGCTCGCGTTGATTCTGTTCTCAGCTGGCTGCAGCTTCCTGAAGAAAAAAGACCGCATCTCATCATGCTCTATTTCGATGAACCGGATTCCGGCGGACATAAGTTTGGCCCGGAAAATCCTGAGCTAATTCCAATAATAAAAAAAATGGATTCAATTTTAGGAAAGGTAATTAATGGAATTCAGGAACTGGAAATTGCTGACCAAATCAATCTTATCCTTCTCAGTGATCATGGCATGACAACTGTAAAAAAAGGACAGACGATCAACTTGAATGATTACATCCCGGATCCGGAAATCTGGCATCCTTATTTTGGTGGTCCGGTAGTGCAGCTTACCTTAAAAACCGATTCAAGAAAATTGGAATCCGACTTATTCTTGAAACTGAAATCTATTCCACATATCAAAATTTATGAATACGATACTCTTCCAGAACGTTTTCATTTCAAAAGTTTAGATGCAGGAGATTTTATTCTGGTAGCAGAAGAAGGCTGGACGTTAACCACCAGTGATGATCCTTATGATTCGATGGCTACTCATGGCTACGATCCGAAACTTAAAAATATGCAGGGAATTTTTTACGCCATGGGACCAAATATAAAAGCAAATCATCAAATGGATACTTTTGAAAATATTCATATTTATCCTTTTATCTGCAAACTTCTACAGATTGAACCGTACCGAAATCTGTTTAATGGTCCAGATGGCAAATTAGAAGTTTTGGAAGGTATTTTGGAAAAATAA